Sequence from the Corallincola holothuriorum genome:
ATTCATTGCCAGTGTGATGGAATTGGTAGACATGACGGATTCAAAATCCGTTGCCTTTGCGGGCGTGGCGGTTCAAGTCCGCCCACTGGTACCAAATTCGGAAACCCAGCCTTATGGCTGGGTTTTTTCGTTTTGAGGGCGGAAACTGCTAGCCAATCACTTTTATCTCGTCGGTAATCCCCAACAAGGCAATGGCTGTTGCCTGAAAATTGATACCAAGCAATAAATGTTCGATTGGGCAAGGTGCACACCATCGGTGGCGCCGTTGGCGGCTAGGCTTAAAAGGCAAGCTTGTGTCGACAAAGGATGTTGCCGTGGCCTCTTTCTATCAACGTCTACCCTTTCTCTTGTTTGTGGTTGTTCTGAGCCTTTCGTCCGGTCTTGGTATTTGTACTGAGCTCGCAGGAGATCCTTTGAGCAATTTGGTAACGCAGTTTCAAGCGATACAAGGCAAAGATTTTCCATGTCAGTGGCGTTCAAAAGGGCCCTATAACGGGCCTTATGTCATGGTCGAGTGTCAGCCAATCAAGGTGGATATTGAGTGGGAAGTAGCTGAAAAACACGAAGGCCCAGATTTCACCGATAAGATGTTTTGGCACATAAAAGAGCGCGGTATAGGTGAATTACATATTTTTCAGGCCAAGCCAGATTGCAAAATCACATCAAAAAGTTGCGTTGAAACTTTTCGTGCTGTCGTACCTGGGTTTTCAGCGATCAGGCCTGAAAGTCGCCAGACTAAAATCGTCAGAAACTACGCTCAATTCTGGCGCAGACAGGATGATGGAGATGAGTTTTATCCCTATTTCGACTCGTGGCGGCATGCCAATTTCAAGGCGAAAACCTATTGGCAAAGCGCGTGGTTCTTCTTAGAGGCAAAAAGAGGCAGTACGGTTCATAGTGATAGTCATATCAATTCCCCGCAGCTCCAGTGGTTTCAACATGGCGACTTTTCTGGCGCCAATAATATTGGCCAGCTTGATCTGGTGAATGGCGCACGTGCTAATGAAGAACTGTCAGATGGACTCTCTATGGTTGATTTGGCGCCCACCTATGAAGAGTTCTTTAGCTTGCTGCAGGGTAAGAAAATTGAGAAAAATTTTAGAATAGATTTCTCATCAGATTGGGCTTACGGCGAAGCGCATAAGCGCCACGTTCAGGGGGAATTGAGTTACACGCTGTCGGCCACTCGACCCGGTATGCTGGTTGTTTCGCCTACCGGCTCATTTGAGGCTTTTCGAAACTCCCCTAAGAAGTCGTTTGCCCCTCGGCAAAAGTCCTATCAAATAAAGAATGAAGGCGAGCAGGAGCTTAGTTTTAGTATCGCTGCTGACCAACCGTGGGTAGGCGTTCAGCCAAACAAAGGCAAACTAGCCCCCGATGAAACACTCGATATTCAGCTTTCTCTTAGGCCTGAGGCGGACAAGTTGCCAGCGGGCAAACATCAAGCGCAAGTGATGTTTGAAAACTCCTTATCTCACCTTGGCGATGGCTTTAGGCTGGTTGTATTGAAAGAGCGGCAGCGTTGGCGCTTGGTGATTGAGCAAAAAAATGATCTGGTGTTTGGCGACAGTTACCTGTTCGGTGGCATTGCGACAAAAGTAAACACGGAGATCGATTTTGAAATTGAAGATGGGAAGTTTAAAAATGGCAGTGGTAGAGCCTTTTTCGTGTCCCATCAATCCATCGCTCACCCTAAGGGCGGGTTTAATTGCAGCGTTAAAAATGACCAAATTTATACCCCCCGTTTTGATGTTTCCGGCAGCGTTTCGGGCGGGTTCGTGAGTTTATCTCTGCCGTCAAACAATATGGGCTATGAAGTGCAGTTCACTTGCGATGCCAACCCTAAGCCGTTGAAAGCATATTTCTACAGTTTTTATCAAAAAGCGAATCCAAAGGCGCTTAAAAAAGGGCAAAAGATCGCGGATTGGCCGAAGAAAATTCGCGAATATGTCGAGTCTGAGGCGGCTACCATCAGGACGAATGCTCACTTAACTTTTAACCAAGCGCTGTATCAGTTCCAAAAATCCTCTTGGAATACCATGCCATTGAAGCACCTGTATAGCCATCAAGAGGGAACCCCGGCTAGCGTCGACTACGACAATTTGGTTTTGTATGAGCAGGATAGGTGACGACTGGTCGTGGCGCTTTCGGGTTATCTTATTTTCGTATTGGGAAATGGCTGTCCTCATTGATTTTGTTATGCGGCAAAGGCGTAAGCCGATAAGGTAAAATGAATAGGAAAGGCGTCGCCCTTCCTATTCATCACTGACCGACTAAGGCGCGTCGTTCATATCCTTATCATGCTTTCTCCGTCCGTCTTATCATGGAGTTCAAACGTGTTGTGAGGCGTGAGCTAATTCAGCTGTTTCACGGTTTCGGGCAACTCGGTCTTGGGGAATGCACTCATCAGCAGCTTTTTCTCTGATTTTGCCTGCTCAACATAGCCCTGCTCGAGATAAGCGCTGATTAGCGCGAGAGAGTACTTGGGGTGGGAAAACTGTTTGCCGATCCGAGCCATGATCTCAAGCTCCACAATCTTTTGCTCTGGCGTGTCAGCAAGCTGGTAAGCATAAAAGCCATACAACGCCATATAGTTCAGGTTGTAGCTTTCCTTTGCGCTGGCCAAAGCAATGTCGATGATAAAGGCGCCTTCGGTTCTTGCCCGCGAGATCAATTGAAACGTGGCTTCATCTCGATATAGGGTTCTGGTTTTTGGTGTCAGACCCAGTTTTACCACCAAGGCATCTGCCGCTTTGGCCACAGACATGGGATTTTGTGCTGTGATCAGCTGACCATCTTCGGCCACAAAAGGCAGCATCGGCGCATTGGACTGGAAGATCGCGCCGCGTGTTTCCAGTTCGGTTTGTAGCATAAATGGAAACTTACCCAGCAACTCGGCGCTGAAGGCGTGTTCCTCTTTCAGGGTGAAACTGTTTACCCGTTTGCCCTTAACAAAGTACTCGCCACTTGTTTGTTTGATGTTTAACAACGCCGCCGGGCCATGGCATACCGCGGCGATCGGCTTGTTTTGATGGGCAAATTGCGTCACCAATGTCTGGGTATCTTTGTCAAAAGGCAGGTCGAACATGGCGCCATCTCCACCGATAACCATCAGCCCCTGATACTCTTGGGTCAGCGCCTGTTTGGCCGATAAGGTATTAGCCAGCTGGCTCAGTGCCGGCGTTTGTTGTTTAAACCGCTGAATGTATTCAAGGTCGTCTTTCTTGTTGTGAACAGGAACCGCGCCGCCTATAGGGCTGACGATATCCAGCGTGATCCCATTATTTGCCAGTACCAGATAGGTTTGGGCCAGTTCCTCAAGATCGTAACTGATGTTGCCATCGCTTTCGTTGCCGTATCCAGATATCAGCAATGCAACGCGGGTGTCAGAATATGCCGCAAACGAAACCGTGAATAAAATCAGTGCTAACAGGGAATAGAAACTTTTTTTCATGATGTGCTCCTCCGATATTAGGAGCACTTTAGCGATGCCTTTGTCGTGATTTTGTGAAGAAATCAGCCATAAATTAGGTCGGGTTGAAATGAACGGTCAGTTTGAACGCTGATGTTGTTTCTTTTGATGAAGAGTGTTCAGAGTTTAAGGGGACTGTGGGGGAGGAATGTGTTTCCATCTGCCAATGGTTGACGGCACAGATACGCTCAATCAGGTTAAGACCCTGACCGATGCCTGTGCTTAGTTGAGCTTTAACTCCTGCTGCTTCAGGTTGCACCGGGACCGGTGTTGTCGTGTGGTTGATAAAGGAAATCGAGGTTGACGTAAGCCTGATCTCGACGTCGCTTCCAGTGGCGTATTGCACGATATTGGAGATGATA
This genomic interval carries:
- a CDS encoding type 1 glutamine amidotransferase domain-containing protein; the encoded protein is MKKSFYSLLALILFTVSFAAYSDTRVALLISGYGNESDGNISYDLEELAQTYLVLANNGITLDIVSPIGGAVPVHNKKDDLEYIQRFKQQTPALSQLANTLSAKQALTQEYQGLMVIGGDGAMFDLPFDKDTQTLVTQFAHQNKPIAAVCHGPAALLNIKQTSGEYFVKGKRVNSFTLKEEHAFSAELLGKFPFMLQTELETRGAIFQSNAPMLPFVAEDGQLITAQNPMSVAKAADALVVKLGLTPKTRTLYRDEATFQLISRARTEGAFIIDIALASAKESYNLNYMALYGFYAYQLADTPEQKIVELEIMARIGKQFSHPKYSLALISAYLEQGYVEQAKSEKKLLMSAFPKTELPETVKQLN